The DNA sequence AATTAGAATAAACTATTTAGTTAGAGAGTACCCAACTATGATAATAGACTTGGTTAGGACATCCATATATGCTTTAAACAATTAAAAAAGAAGACTCAATTATTATTTTGAGTCTTCTTTTTTTTCAAACTCCATATCCCAAGAGAAATATCCATTATCTTTTTTAGTATATTTTAATATTGCATCAAATTTATTTCCACTTTTACTAGTTAAGCCTTTTACTTTTGCAAATCCATTTTTTAAAATGCTTTTAACCATAGTTTTATTAGGCTTTTTCTTTAAGGTTAATAAAAATTTATCTGTATTCCATATTCCAAACTTACATTCTTTGTAGTTAGTACAAATGTATCCCTTAGAACACTCAATAACATCATTTTTACATATAGGGCATACACCTAAGCTTTCTTGTTTAGACCCATCACTAGAGAATGTTCCTTTAGAGTATCTTTTAGTTTTAGGGTTATAACTATAAACTTCTGTACTAATATTTTTATTAGTATCATTTTTGATAGTTTCTACGCCATTTACTATGAAGCTCATTATATTAGTTAAATATTGACTTCTAGTAAATTCTCCTCTTTGAATATCACTTAGGCTTTTTTCAAGTTTACCAGTATAATCAACATCAAGTAAATCTTTTAAAGGAAATATTTCAACTAAATTTTTACCTAAATCAGTTATATAATAAGATTTACCTTTCTTATGAACATATCCAACTTCAGCTATTTTTTTTAAAACTTCAGCACGAGTTGCAGAAGTACCTATAGAGTAACCTGATAATACTGCTGTATCATCATCAGAAATATTTTTACCACAATTTTTCATAGCTTTTAATAAAGTGTCCTCAGTATAAGACTTAGGGGGAGTAGTTTGCTTAGTTAATATATCCATTTTAACAACATCAACTATATCATCTTTATTGACAAAAGGTAATAAATCATCTTTTTCTTCTTTATTATAAACTTCTAAAAATCCTTTTACCTTAAGAACCTTTCCTTTTGTTAAAAACTTATGATCATTAACATATGTGTGTATTTCTGTATTTTCATACTCAGCAGGAGGCATAAAGTTTGCTATAAATCTATCCTTTATGGCATTATAGACAATCTCTTCATCTGAAGTTAATTTATTTGGAACTATATAAGTAGGAATTATAGCACTATGGCTATCTACTTTTGAAGAGTCGAAAACTCGTTTAGTTTTAGCAAATTTAATTTTATTTTCATAAGGAAGACCAACCTTAAGTTTTTCTAAAGTCTGAGCAGCTTTTCCAGCTAAACTTTCTTCTAAGTAAATAGAATCGGTTCTAGGATAAGTTATAAATCCACCTTTACCTTTACCTTCATATAATGATTGACATACTTTTAATACCTTATCAGAAGTAAAGTTAGAATGTTTAGAAGTTATATATCCTTGAAGAGAAGTTAAACTAAATAGTTTTGGGGCATATTCTTTAGAATTTGAAACTTTTTTCTCTTTTATAACTCCTTTATCTGAGGTAATACTTTCGATGACTTTATTAGCATCATCTACACTATCAAATTTAGACTCTTTTCCTTTAATGTATTTACCTTTATAATTTCCATTATCACATTTAAAGTTACCTTCTATCTCAAAATAAGTTTTTGGAATGAAGTTTGATATCTCCATATCTCTATCATAAACTAACTTTACAGTTGGAAGTATAACTCTACCAATATTTAAAAGTTTACCATTACCATATTTTAAAGTAGTCATAGATGTAAAATTGATTCCAATTAACCAGTCAGTTACAAGTCTAGTATATCCTGCGGCTTGTAAATTTCTCATTTGTTCATCTGTTTTTAAATTAGATAATCCTCTTTTTATATCTTCAGGAGTCCATTCATTAACTAATATTCTTTTAATTGGCTTTTTATTTTTCGCTGTCAGAAAAATTAAAAAAGCTATCAGTTCACCTTCTCGGTCGTTATCTGTAGCGTTAATTATTTCATCGACATCATCTCTATGAATTAGCGATTTAACTATATTGAATTGTTTAGTTTTAGATGAATCAACTTTGAATCTAAATTTATCAGGTATAAAAGGAAAGTTTTCGCTTTTCCAAGAACCTGCATAAGCTTTATCATAGTCTTTAACATCATACAAAGAAACTAAGTGACCGACAGCATAAGTAACTATATAGTTATTTCCTTCAAAATATCCATCGTGTTTAGTCTTAGCACCTAAAAAAGATGCTATTGTTTTTGCAACAGAGGGTTTTTCTGCTAATATTAGTTTCATACTTAAACCTCCTTAATAAAACCTAATAAATATATTAGCACATAAAAAGCATATTCTCCAATAAAAGTATGCAAATTATCAAGTAAGATAAATATAAAAAGATAATTGGTGTAGTATTAAGAATACTTGAAAAAACATGTAATAAATGGCAAAAAACCAATATGTATAGACAATTATATATACTTTTGCAATAATACTTATAGTGTAAAATATTTATGTTTAACAATGGAGTTAATTCACAGGGAGAGGAGTTAAATAAATGAGTTTTAAGAAAAAAAATATGGCGGCTGGATTAATATCAGCAGCAATAATACTTCCGACATCAACAGGAGTATCCTTTGCAAATGGAAATAATGAGGGGAATTTACAAATAAAGAGTGTTGATCATAGAGTTGTCACAGGAAATAGAGTGAATTTTAGAAAAGGGCCAGGAACAAATTATAATTCAATAGGAAAATTAAATAAAGGTGACAGGGTTGAATATCTAGAAACGGTAGGATCTTGGATTAAAGTAAAGCACAATTCAAATGAAGGTTTTGTACATAGCAATTACATATCAACTTCTTCTAACACCGGTGAAAGTAATGAAGATACTAGTGTGAAAAGTGAAAAGCAAGTAACAGGAAATAGAGTAAACTTTAGAAAAGGACCAGGGACAAGTTATTCAATAATAACTTCGCTAAATAAAGGAACAAAAGTAGGGTATATATCAGAAAACAATGGATGGGCAAAGATAAGCTACAATGGGAATATAGGATATATGTCAACTAATTACTTGGCAACTATCGATTCAAATAGTGGAGGAAATAATTCTGAAAGTAATGAGGATAGTACTGTAAAAAGTGAAAGGCAAGTAACAGGAAATAGAGTGAATTTTAGAAAAGGACCAGGAACAAATTATTCAGTAATAACTTCGTTAAATAAAGGAACAAAAGTGGGATACATATCAGAAAGTAATGGATGGGCAAAAGTAAATTACAATGGAACAATAGGATATATGTCGGCTAATTATATAGGAACTATTAATTCGAACCCTGGGGCAGGAGAATCTGGAACATCTCAAGGAGCAGATGCAGTTATATCTTTAGCTAAACAACAATTAGGAAAACCGTATGTATGGGGAGCTGAAGGGCCTAGTAGCTTTGATTGTTCAGGATTTACTCAATATGTATTTAAAAATGCAGCAGGAAAAAATTTACCTAGAGTTTCAAAAGAACAAAGTAAATTTGGACAATCTGTGAATAAAAGTAATCTTCAAAAAGGAGATTTAATATTCTTTGACACAGATAAAGATGGAGTAGTAAATCATGTTGGAATATATATGGGGAACAATGAATTTATACATGCTTCATCAGGTGGGAAAAAAGTTATAATATCACAACTAAATAGTTATTATAATTCTGTATATACAAATGCAAGAAGAGTATTATAAAAAAATAAAAAGCTTAAGCTTTTTATTTTTTTATTTATATACGTATAAATAATAGCATAAATTGAAAATACTAATAAAGTCAGTATAAGCAGATTATTAATTTTTAAGGAGCGTA is a window from the Paraclostridium sordellii genome containing:
- a CDS encoding type IA DNA topoisomerase, with the protein product MKLILAEKPSVAKTIASFLGAKTKHDGYFEGNNYIVTYAVGHLVSLYDVKDYDKAYAGSWKSENFPFIPDKFRFKVDSSKTKQFNIVKSLIHRDDVDEIINATDNDREGELIAFLIFLTAKNKKPIKRILVNEWTPEDIKRGLSNLKTDEQMRNLQAAGYTRLVTDWLIGINFTSMTTLKYGNGKLLNIGRVILPTVKLVYDRDMEISNFIPKTYFEIEGNFKCDNGNYKGKYIKGKESKFDSVDDANKVIESITSDKGVIKEKKVSNSKEYAPKLFSLTSLQGYITSKHSNFTSDKVLKVCQSLYEGKGKGGFITYPRTDSIYLEESLAGKAAQTLEKLKVGLPYENKIKFAKTKRVFDSSKVDSHSAIIPTYIVPNKLTSDEEIVYNAIKDRFIANFMPPAEYENTEIHTYVNDHKFLTKGKVLKVKGFLEVYNKEEKDDLLPFVNKDDIVDVVKMDILTKQTTPPKSYTEDTLLKAMKNCGKNISDDDTAVLSGYSIGTSATRAEVLKKIAEVGYVHKKGKSYYITDLGKNLVEIFPLKDLLDVDYTGKLEKSLSDIQRGEFTRSQYLTNIMSFIVNGVETIKNDTNKNISTEVYSYNPKTKRYSKGTFSSDGSKQESLGVCPICKNDVIECSKGYICTNYKECKFGIWNTDKFLLTLKKKPNKTMVKSILKNGFAKVKGLTSKSGNKFDAILKYTKKDNGYFSWDMEFEKKEDSK
- a CDS encoding C40 family peptidase → MSFKKKNMAAGLISAAIILPTSTGVSFANGNNEGNLQIKSVDHRVVTGNRVNFRKGPGTNYNSIGKLNKGDRVEYLETVGSWIKVKHNSNEGFVHSNYISTSSNTGESNEDTSVKSEKQVTGNRVNFRKGPGTSYSIITSLNKGTKVGYISENNGWAKISYNGNIGYMSTNYLATIDSNSGGNNSESNEDSTVKSERQVTGNRVNFRKGPGTNYSVITSLNKGTKVGYISESNGWAKVNYNGTIGYMSANYIGTINSNPGAGESGTSQGADAVISLAKQQLGKPYVWGAEGPSSFDCSGFTQYVFKNAAGKNLPRVSKEQSKFGQSVNKSNLQKGDLIFFDTDKDGVVNHVGIYMGNNEFIHASSGGKKVIISQLNSYYNSVYTNARRVL